Proteins encoded by one window of Sorex araneus isolate mSorAra2 chromosome 3, mSorAra2.pri, whole genome shotgun sequence:
- the OAZ3 gene encoding ornithine decarboxylase antizyme 3 (protein translation is dependent on polyamine-induced +1 ribosomal frameshift; non-AUG (CUG) translation initiation codon), whose protein sequence is MPCYRCPSTYTLSYIKRGKTRNYLYPLWSPFAYYLYCYKYRVTLREKMLPCWPCYKSITYKEEEDLTLRPRCCLQCSESLAGLRAGGNTKQGDQDQLKELYSAGNLTVLATDPLLHKHPVQLDFHFRLTSKTSAHWHGLLCDHRLFLDIPYRALDQGNRESLTATLEYVEEKTSVDSVFVNFQNNRKDRGALLRAFSYMGFEVVRPGHPALPPWDNAIFMVYPLERDLGHLPSEPP, encoded by the exons CTGCCTTGTTACAGGTGCCCCTCCACCTACACCCTTTCTTATATCAAGAGGGGAAAAACACGGAACTATCTCTACCCACTGTGGTCACCATTTGCCTATTATCTCTACTGCTACAAATACCGGGTCACCCTCCGGGAAAAGATGCTACCGTGTTGGCCTTGTTATAAAAG CATCACTTATAAGGAAGAGGAGGACTTGACACTCCGGCCCCGTTGTTGCCTTCAGTGCTCC GAGTCCCTAGCAGGACTCCGGGCGGGTGGAAACACCAAGCAGGGTGACCAGGATCAACTTAAGGAACTGTATTCA GCTGGGAACCTGACAGTGCTCGCTACTGATCCCCTGCTCCACAAACACCCGGTGCAGTTAGACTTCCACTTCCGCCTCACCTCCAAGACCTCTGCCCACTGGCACGGCCTCCTCTGTGACCATCGACTCTTCCTGGATATCCCTTATCGGGCCTTGGATCAAGGCAACAGGGAAAG TTTGACTGCAACCTTAGAATATGTGGAGGAGAAGACCAGTGTGGACTCCGTGTTTGTAAACTTCCAAAACAACCGGAAAGACAGAG GCGCCCTGCTAAGAGCCTTCAGCTACATGGGCTTTGAAGTTGTTAGACCAGGTcatcctgctctccctccctggGACAATGCCATCTTTATGGTATATCCCCTTGAAAGGGATCTTGGCCACCTGCCCAGTGAGCCTCCCTGA
- the RIIAD1 gene encoding RIIa domain-containing protein 1, which translates to MAEKPKTLPLSPLQLEELRLFKIQTRIANEKYLRTHREVELLISGFFREILLQRPDNILDFATEYFVDPALPNKIRMQLIKEKKAA; encoded by the exons ATGGCGGAGAAGCCTAAGACCCTGCCTCTGAGCCCCCTGCAGCTGGAGGAACTGCGCCTTTTCAAG ATTCAGACCCGGATCGCTAATGAAAAGTACCTGAGGACCCACAGAGAAGTGGAGTTGCTCATTAGTGGTTTCTTCAG AGAAATTCTGTTGCAAAGACCAGACAACATCCTTGATTTCGCTACCG AATATTTCGTGGATCCAGCGCTTCCCAACAAGATTCGCATGCAGCTAATTAAGGAGAAGAAAGCGGCTTAA
- the MRPL9 gene encoding 39S ribosomal protein L9, mitochondrial, whose translation MAAALSRALLRAGAGRLLFRPPLEVAVPGLERDFSVSHSRDTVVVERWWKVPLAGEGRKPRLHRRHRVYRLVEDTKHRPQGDLELILTQSVDELGVRGDLVSVKKSLGRNRLLPQGLAVYASPENKRLFEEEKLMRQKGKLEKIQTKAGEATVKFLKSCHLEVGMKNNVKWELSPEIVARHFFRNLGVVVSPHALKLPEEPITRRGEYWCEVTVNGLDTVRVPMSVVNFERPKTKRYKYWLAQQSAQGRAPNSSQGA comes from the exons ATGGCGGCAGCTCTGAGCCGCGCTCTGCTGCGGGCGGGCGCCGGGCGGCTGCTGTTCCGACCGCCCCTGGAAGTGGCCGTCCCCGGCCTGGAGCGTGACTTCAGCGTCTCTCACAGCCGG GACACCGTGGTCGTGGAGCGCTGGTGGAAGGTGCCGCTGGCTGGAGAGGGTCGGAAGCCGCGCCTGCACCGGCGACATCGCGTCTACCGGCTGGTGGAGGACACGAAACACCGGCCCCAGGGCGACCTGGAGCTCATCCTCACACAGTCCGTGGATG AACTAGGAGTCCGGGGTGACCTGGTCTCCGTGAAGAAATCTCTGGGCCGTAACCGACTGCTTCCCCAAGGATTGGCTGTGTATGCATCCCCCGAGAACAAGAGGCTGTTTGAAGAGGAGAAATTG atgagacaaaaaggaaaattagagaaaatcCAGACCAAGGCAGGGGAGGCG ACAGTGAAATTCCTAAAAAGTTGCCACCTGGAAGTAGGGATGAAGAATAATGTCAAATGGGAACTAAGCCCTGAGATAGTTGCCCGCCATTTCTTCAGAAAC CTCGGCGTCGTGGTCTCCCCGCACGCattaaagctcccggaagagccCATCACGCGGAGGGGCGAGTACTGGTGTGAGGTGACG GTAAATGGACTTGACACTGTGAGGGTTCCAATGTCTGTAGTGAACTTTGAAAGGCCCAAGACGAAAAGATACAAGTACTGGTTAGCCCAGCAAAGTGCCCAAGGAAGAGCCCCCAACAGCTCCCAGGGGGCCTGA